A region of Candidatus Lokiarchaeota archaeon DNA encodes the following proteins:
- a CDS encoding inorganic pyrophosphatase, which translates to MPNYLDDIPAGPDPPSEIYAIIELTRASKNKFEYDVAYNCFRLDRVLYTFAPFDYGFIPRTLDADGDPLDIILLIKQPTFTSCMVHARPIGMMEMNDMGEIDDKIIAVPMNEPYYRDVKSIIDIPRSTVDELQYFYQTYKLQEGGHTEVKRFKELSDAYKTINRCMDAYQEGREDEEKGE; encoded by the coding sequence ATGCCAAACTACTTGGATGACATTCCAGCCGGTCCAGACCCGCCATCAGAAATCTACGCAATTATCGAGCTTACTCGAGCAAGCAAGAACAAGTTTGAGTATGATGTGGCTTATAACTGCTTCAGGTTAGACCGCGTACTATACACGTTCGCTCCATTTGACTATGGGTTCATACCACGCACCCTTGATGCCGATGGGGATCCATTGGATATCATTCTGCTCATCAAACAGCCAACCTTCACCTCCTGTATGGTTCACGCAAGACCCATAGGCATGATGGAAATGAATGACATGGGCGAGATTGATGATAAGATAATAGCAGTGCCCATGAACGAGCCATACTACCGCGATGTTAAAAGCATCATAGACATCCCACGGAGCACCGTTGATGAATTGCAGTATTTCTATCAAACGTATAAGCTGCAAGAAGGCGGTCACACAGAGGTTAAGCGATTCAAAGAACTGAGTGACGCCTACAAAACCATCAATCGTTGCATGGACGCGTATCAGGAAGGAAGAGAAGACGAAGAAAAGGGAGAATAA
- the nadA gene encoding quinolinate synthase NadA translates to MKNRILSLKKQRNALILAHNYQPLAVQDIADHVGDSLQLARIASDVNGHDMVIFAGVKFMAEMASVLADDTPVYIPDPEALCPLASYCSAERVRKAKEHHPGAPAVVYVNTTAETKSECDIICTSSNAVDVVESLRTAKVLFGPDVNLARYTRTQTDTEIVDIAEDGHCYVHQKFDVKEIQRLKEEYPNATLLVHPECPPDVQDVADIVGSTGKMAEYVAQSDDEAFIIATEVGLVDQLRNNHPNKVIIAANENAICRDMKKTSLEKILHILEEQPAENLVTVPKDMRGKVRLVLERMNRVGLKESPVSQVPSATH, encoded by the coding sequence ATCAAGAACCGAATTCTTAGCCTCAAAAAACAACGAAATGCATTGATACTCGCCCATAACTACCAGCCACTAGCAGTCCAGGACATAGCCGACCATGTCGGTGATTCTCTACAGCTGGCAAGAATCGCTTCTGATGTCAACGGTCATGATATGGTGATTTTTGCTGGTGTGAAATTCATGGCTGAAATGGCCTCTGTCTTGGCAGATGACACACCCGTATACATTCCCGATCCAGAGGCTTTGTGCCCTCTGGCAAGCTACTGCAGTGCTGAACGAGTTCGAAAAGCAAAAGAACACCATCCTGGCGCTCCTGCTGTTGTATACGTGAACACCACAGCGGAAACGAAATCCGAATGCGACATAATCTGCACCTCTAGTAACGCAGTCGATGTTGTAGAAAGCCTGAGAACAGCGAAGGTCCTTTTTGGGCCTGATGTGAATCTAGCAAGATACACCAGAACACAAACAGACACAGAGATTGTGGATATCGCTGAAGACGGTCACTGCTATGTACATCAGAAATTTGATGTGAAGGAAATTCAGCGTCTCAAAGAAGAATACCCGAACGCTACCCTTCTTGTGCATCCTGAGTGTCCACCTGATGTTCAGGACGTGGCTGATATTGTTGGCTCGACTGGGAAGATGGCAGAATATGTGGCCCAATCAGATGATGAAGCATTTATTATCGCCACAGAAGTGGGCTTGGTTGACCAGCTCCGAAACAACCATCCCAACAAAGTGATTATTGCGGCCAATGAGAACGCCATTTGCAGAGATATGAAAAAAACGTCTCTGGAGAAAATACTCCATATTCTCGAGGAGCAACCAGCCGAGAATCTGGTAACTGTGCCCAAGGATATGCGAGGCAAAGTGAGGCTTGTACTGGAACGCATGAACCGCGTTGGACTCAAAGAATCTCCTGTCTCACAAGTTCCAAGTGCAACACATTAG
- a CDS encoding HAD hydrolase-like protein gives MNNKIRCKAVIFDFDGTLADSMPFLEKIGVKVMQDYYDVSKAEATKRYRSTTGLPYEQQIKMNFPDAPQNEKAIEDFETQKIERIFEQDLFEDAPATIENLYERDFALFVSSSTFESTITEYFERKSMLHYFVDVMGYRQGFEKGADHFMHVQSEYAIPFDQVVFIGDSLKDYERADGLVKFIAKEGMFTAADFSEVGHNGHVVERLDQIPPLVVLN, from the coding sequence ATGAATAACAAAATCAGGTGCAAAGCTGTCATTTTTGATTTCGACGGTACGCTCGCAGACAGTATGCCATTCCTCGAGAAAATCGGGGTCAAAGTCATGCAGGATTACTACGACGTGAGCAAAGCTGAGGCAACCAAGAGATACCGCTCAACGACGGGTCTACCATATGAACAACAGATAAAAATGAACTTTCCAGACGCACCGCAGAACGAAAAAGCAATAGAGGATTTTGAGACGCAGAAGATTGAGAGGATTTTCGAACAAGATCTTTTTGAGGATGCCCCTGCAACAATCGAGAATCTCTATGAGAGGGACTTCGCTCTCTTCGTATCTTCTTCGACCTTTGAGAGCACCATCACGGAATATTTCGAACGAAAATCAATGCTGCACTATTTCGTGGATGTAATGGGATATCGACAGGGATTCGAGAAGGGTGCGGATCATTTCATGCATGTACAGTCAGAATATGCTATTCCATTTGATCAAGTCGTGTTCATTGGAGATTCACTCAAAGATTATGAAAGGGCAGATGGATTGGTGAAGTTCATCGCCAAGGAAGGTATGTTCACCGCAGCCGATTTCTCGGAAGTGGGGCATAATGGTCATGTTGTCGAACGGCTTGACCAGATCCCTCCACTTGTTGTACTGAACTGA
- a CDS encoding transposase — protein sequence MSYNQSYDTAKSRHFQFLLDSLIKLSNTIPQQQPSFGRPVEFPLSTLFVLLGLKFDSGLSYREFVALVTFNPVLLEKLNLTRAPSYSLLQKSLKKLDTTLLHQMYRLLARRRPPPKTVAVDASGFSHATGGEWSSVRFKTTRRRRFHGLHNPVDTDSLMITASRVWASPGGDAQHLVALVRRVDSAHLEVVYGDKGYISRKNVQFISDVGAYPAIEPKENAIPRSRGSPAYRQLVHEYQKGAEKWKERHQYGQRSLVETVFSMLKLRFLGPPLHPNEGISRADTNSLRFINHIFLVRIVVISVKKRIRILAIISLTIFVSMGVMSVLFPVSEMQFGSTMDTIAYETAVVQDSSGNLSTTYDDIYNLGTGDFNLSITSINISIDDDVESIRVKSVLYREVIYESNQLLNISFSEELGIYYGNDSIMKQLPEGSMLFESEVTTSSTKPLELTLDKSTIDSLAISNISIQNEFAFRIVASADYTINYAVHMEVVQILKDSPPMYVTFLQILLPGVGVFSAAMLLIDVERSET from the coding sequence ATGTCTTACAATCAATCGTATGACACAGCCAAATCTCGCCATTTTCAGTTCTTGCTTGATTCCCTTATCAAGCTTAGCAATACAATCCCACAGCAACAACCCAGCTTCGGCAGGCCTGTTGAGTTTCCTTTGTCCACCTTGTTTGTTCTCCTGGGACTCAAGTTCGACTCCGGGCTCAGCTATCGCGAGTTCGTTGCCTTGGTCACCTTCAACCCCGTCTTGCTTGAGAAACTCAACCTCACCCGGGCTCCCAGCTACTCTCTGCTTCAGAAGTCATTGAAGAAACTCGATACGACGCTCCTGCACCAGATGTACCGGTTGTTGGCCAGAAGACGGCCACCCCCGAAGACGGTCGCAGTCGACGCCTCCGGGTTCTCTCATGCAACCGGTGGTGAGTGGTCGTCTGTGCGGTTCAAAACGACGCGGAGACGACGGTTCCACGGCCTGCACAACCCCGTGGACACAGATAGCCTGATGATCACTGCATCCCGAGTCTGGGCGAGTCCCGGTGGCGATGCACAGCACCTGGTGGCCCTGGTCCGGAGAGTTGATTCCGCACACCTTGAGGTGGTCTATGGAGACAAGGGGTACATCTCACGGAAGAATGTCCAGTTCATCAGTGATGTCGGTGCATACCCCGCCATCGAACCGAAGGAGAACGCGATACCCAGATCGCGGGGAAGTCCAGCCTATCGACAGCTGGTCCACGAATACCAGAAGGGAGCTGAGAAGTGGAAAGAACGGCATCAGTACGGACAACGGAGTCTGGTGGAGACTGTGTTCAGCATGCTGAAGCTGAGATTCCTTGGACCACCTCTTCACCCTAACGAAGGAATATCCCGAGCAGACACCAACAGCCTGAGATTTATTAATCATATCTTTCTGGTCCGAATAGTGGTAATCTCAGTGAAAAAACGGATTCGTATCTTGGCGATTATTAGCTTGACCATATTTGTCAGCATGGGTGTCATGTCGGTTCTGTTTCCTGTTTCGGAAATGCAATTTGGAAGCACTATGGATACCATTGCGTATGAGACGGCAGTGGTCCAGGATTCCAGTGGTAATCTCTCAACAACCTATGATGATATCTATAATTTAGGGACGGGGGATTTCAATCTATCAATTACAAGTATCAATATTTCAATTGACGACGATGTCGAGTCTATTCGTGTAAAGTCCGTCTTGTACAGAGAAGTGATATATGAATCTAACCAGCTTTTGAATATTTCATTTTCAGAAGAACTGGGCATATACTATGGGAATGATAGCATCATGAAGCAGTTGCCTGAAGGCTCCATGCTTTTTGAAAGCGAAGTCACAACATCATCAACTAAGCCCCTTGAACTCACTCTTGATAAATCCACCATTGACAGCCTTGCCATATCGAACATAAGCATTCAGAATGAATTTGCATTTCGCATTGTAGCTTCCGCCGACTATACCATCAATTACGCCGTTCATATGGAAGTTGTGCAGATTCTCAAGGATTCTCCGCCGATGTACGTAACCTTCCTGCAAATCTTGTTACCTGGGGTGGGCGTATTCTCAGCCGCGATGCTTCTCATTGATGTTGAGCGATCAGAAACATAG